In Mercurialis annua linkage group LG5, ddMerAnnu1.2, whole genome shotgun sequence, a single genomic region encodes these proteins:
- the LOC126682389 gene encoding VQ motif-containing protein 22-like has protein sequence MGDSSSCNDWFDQYNYDYQAINHGQAPPYSNPNSSSSSFGFSSDSMMITTITASNSASDHTLLLSPTSSTNTSSQLTPKGTVSKPIRRRSRVSKKTPITLLNANASNFRSLVQQFTGYSSSRSCGSQKGPINLNFQLGSAQNHSFQTTKMAPYSTSTYYQMQQEEQSQQVEQQRVNVYQGATICYEST, from the exons atgggaGATAGTAGCTCTTGTAATGACTGGTTTGATCAATATAATTATGACTATCAAGCCATTAATCACGGGCAAGCTCCACCTTATTCTAACcctaattcttcatcttcttcgttCGGTTTCTCATCAGATTCTATGATGATCACAACTATAACAGCCAGTAATTCTGCATCTGATCATACCTTGTTGCTTAGCCCTACCTCTTCAACTAATACTTCTTCTCAGCTGACTCCTAAAGGTACAGTCTCAAAGCCAATCCGAAGAAGGTCTAGGGTTTCCAAGAAGACGCCGATTACGCTCCTTAATGCAAATGCTAGCAATTTTAGATCATTGGTGCAACAATTTACTGGCTACAGCAGTTCACGTAGTTGTGGGTCACAAAAGGGTCCGATCAACTTGAATTTTCAACTTGGTAGTGCACAAAATCATAGCTTTCAAACTACAAAAATGGCTCCTTATAGTACCAGTACTTATTATCAGATGCAACAAGAAGAGCAAAGTCAGCAAGTAGAGCAGCAACGTGTGAATGTTTATCAAG GTGCTACTATATGTTACGAATCGACTTAA